A single region of the Enterobacter cloacae complex sp. R_G8 genome encodes:
- a CDS encoding ATP-dependent endonuclease, protein MLLERVDIVGFRGINRLSLHLEQNNVLIGENAWGKSSLLDALTLLLSPEGDLYHFVHDDFWFPPGDVNGREKHLHIILTFRESEPGRHRVRRFRPMSPCWVQSDDGFHRIFYRLEGEMSENDGVLTLRDFLDEKGNPIPLDNIDDLARHLIRLSPVLRLRDARFMRRIRNGTVPNMPEVEVTARELDFLARELVSRPQNLTDGQIRQGLSAMVQLLEHYFSEQGTSQSRHRLMRRRSHDEQRSWRYLDIINRMIDRPGGRTHRVILLGLFSTLLQAKGTVRLDRDARPLLLVEDPETRLHPIMLSVAWHLLNLLPLQRITTTNSGELLSLTPVEYVCRLVRESSRVSAYRLGPGGMNAEDGRRIAFHIRFNRASSLFARCWLLVEGETETWVINELARQCGHHFDAEGIKVIEFAQSGLKPLIKFARRMGIEWHVLVDGDEAGKKYASTVRSLLNDEREEERDHLTMLPAMDMEHFMYRQGFDDVFHRIAMVPVDVPMNMRRVIAKAIHRSSKPDLAIEVATEAGRRGVESVPTLLRKMFSRVLWLARGKAD, encoded by the coding sequence ATGCTTCTCGAACGTGTGGATATTGTCGGGTTTCGCGGTATAAACCGCCTGTCACTGCATCTGGAGCAGAACAACGTCCTGATCGGTGAGAACGCCTGGGGTAAGTCCAGCCTGCTGGATGCGCTGACGCTGCTGCTGTCGCCCGAAGGCGATTTGTACCACTTCGTGCATGACGATTTCTGGTTTCCGCCCGGCGATGTCAACGGCCGCGAGAAGCATCTCCATATTATTCTGACCTTCCGTGAATCCGAGCCGGGGCGTCACCGCGTGCGTCGTTTTCGCCCCATGTCACCGTGCTGGGTTCAGAGCGACGATGGCTTCCACCGTATTTTTTATCGCCTGGAAGGCGAGATGTCAGAGAACGACGGGGTACTGACCCTGCGTGATTTTCTTGACGAAAAGGGCAACCCCATCCCGCTGGACAATATCGACGACCTGGCCCGCCATCTGATCCGTCTCTCCCCGGTGTTACGCTTGCGCGACGCGCGTTTTATGCGGCGTATCCGTAACGGTACTGTGCCAAATATGCCGGAAGTGGAAGTCACCGCCCGCGAGCTTGATTTCCTGGCACGCGAGCTGGTTTCGCGTCCGCAAAATCTCACCGATGGGCAAATCCGCCAGGGGCTCTCTGCCATGGTGCAACTGCTGGAGCACTATTTTTCCGAGCAGGGGACGTCACAATCGCGCCATCGTCTGATGCGCCGCCGTTCCCACGATGAGCAGCGAAGCTGGCGTTATCTCGACATCATTAACCGGATGATCGACCGGCCCGGTGGGCGCACCCATCGGGTGATTTTACTGGGGCTGTTTTCCACGCTTCTGCAGGCCAAAGGAACCGTTCGTCTGGATCGCGATGCGCGTCCGCTGCTGCTGGTGGAAGACCCGGAAACACGTCTGCACCCGATCATGCTCTCCGTTGCCTGGCACCTGCTGAATCTGCTGCCGCTTCAGCGCATTACCACCACCAATTCCGGCGAACTGTTGTCTCTGACGCCGGTCGAGTATGTTTGCCGCCTGGTGCGTGAATCATCGCGCGTTTCTGCTTACCGGCTGGGGCCGGGAGGGATGAATGCCGAGGATGGTCGCCGTATCGCGTTTCATATCCGCTTTAATCGTGCCTCGTCGCTGTTTGCCCGCTGCTGGCTCCTTGTGGAGGGGGAAACCGAGACCTGGGTCATCAACGAGCTGGCGCGCCAGTGTGGTCACCATTTTGATGCGGAAGGGATTAAGGTCATCGAGTTTGCGCAGTCAGGATTAAAACCGCTGATCAAATTCGCCCGGCGGATGGGCATCGAATGGCACGTGCTGGTCGACGGCGATGAGGCGGGGAAAAAATATGCGTCTACCGTGCGCAGCCTGTTAAACGATGAGCGAGAAGAGGAGCGCGACCATTTAACCATGCTGCCGGCGATGGACATGGAGCACTTTATGTATCGCCAGGGGTTCGACGATGTGTTCCACCGGATAGCGATGGTGCCGGTCGATGTGCCGATGAACATGCGGCGCGTGATTGCCAAAGCGATCCACCGCTCTTCAAAGCCGGATTTAGCCATTGAAGTGGCGACAGAAGCGGGAAGGCGGGGGGTGGAGTCAGTGCCGACGCTGCTGCGCAAAATGTTCTCCCGCGTCCTGTGGCTGGCACGCGGGAAAGCCGATTAA
- a CDS encoding VirK/YbjX family protein — MSSIVDTPHSTPSQPKSGWQLFKNLVTGAITPGLAWQNPAYRRKFALRTLATPLSTARLLSSLAKQPRLMQILQVQPGLPCRLHRPWLTVNMDRPHALEALNWHYQTMSNHLPAALLKGYLSKQGVTLLTLTGKDEQQFTVRLCADAFLDKEGEATLVFCDHQDTVLAEITFTLCPFEGKSTLFIGGLQGAKAHVPHELIQKATKACHGLFPKRLLVETAMTLGGAFPVEQIVAVSNATHIYRSWRYRKKKEGKLLADYDSFWISLGGHKQDNGNFVLPLAMPRKSMEEIASKKRAEYRRRYELLDSLTEQVTQATRR; from the coding sequence ATGTCTTCCATCGTCGATACACCCCATTCCACTCCGTCACAGCCAAAATCCGGCTGGCAGCTGTTTAAAAACCTGGTCACCGGTGCCATTACGCCGGGTCTGGCATGGCAAAACCCTGCTTATCGACGTAAGTTTGCGCTTCGCACCCTGGCGACGCCCCTCAGCACCGCGCGCCTGCTCTCAAGCCTGGCAAAGCAGCCTCGTCTGATGCAAATACTGCAGGTTCAGCCCGGTCTGCCGTGCCGCCTGCACCGCCCGTGGCTGACCGTGAATATGGATCGCCCGCATGCGCTGGAAGCCCTGAACTGGCACTACCAGACCATGAGCAACCACCTGCCGGCCGCGCTGCTCAAAGGCTATCTTTCTAAACAGGGCGTGACGCTCCTGACTTTAACCGGTAAGGATGAACAGCAATTTACCGTTCGGTTATGCGCCGATGCGTTCCTGGATAAAGAAGGAGAAGCGACCCTCGTCTTCTGTGATCATCAGGATACCGTGCTGGCGGAAATAACGTTTACGCTGTGCCCGTTTGAAGGCAAAAGCACACTCTTTATCGGCGGCCTGCAGGGGGCGAAAGCCCACGTTCCGCATGAGCTGATCCAGAAAGCAACCAAGGCGTGCCATGGCCTGTTCCCGAAACGTCTGCTGGTTGAAACCGCGATGACGCTTGGCGGAGCTTTCCCGGTGGAACAGATTGTCGCGGTGAGTAATGCCACCCACATCTATCGCAGCTGGCGTTACCGGAAGAAAAAAGAGGGGAAACTGCTGGCGGATTACGACAGCTTCTGGATCTCCCTCGGCGGACACAAACAGGATAACGGTAACTTCGTGCTACCGCTTGCCATGCCGCGTAAGTCCATGGAAGAGATTGCCAGTAAAAAACGGGCTGAATACCGCCGCCGCTATGAGCTGCTGGATAGCCTGACGGAGCAGGTCACCCAGGCAACCCGGCGTTAA
- the macA gene encoding macrolide transporter subunit MacA codes for MNLKGKRRKWFLLLAIAVVAGGYWLWQVLNAPVPQYQTLIVRPGELQQNVLATGKLDALRKVDVGAQVSGQLKTLSVEIGDKVKKGQLLGVIDPEQAENQIREVEATLMELRAQRAQALAERNLAQVTLTRQQALAKTQAISKQDLDTAATELAVKQAQIGTIDAQIKRNQASLDTAKTNLDYTKIVAPMAGEVTQITTLQGQTVIAAQQAPNILTLADMSTMLVKAQVSEADVIHLKPGQNAWFTVLGDPQTRYEGVLKDILPTPEKVNDAIFYYARFEVPNPQGVLRLDMTAQVHIQLTGVKNVLTVPLSALGESAGDNRYKVKVLRNGETREREVVIGARNDTDVVVVKGLEEGDEVVTSETLPGAAK; via the coding sequence ATGAACCTTAAGGGAAAACGCAGAAAGTGGTTTCTGCTGCTGGCGATAGCGGTGGTAGCGGGTGGGTACTGGTTGTGGCAAGTGCTCAACGCGCCTGTTCCGCAGTATCAAACACTGATCGTCCGTCCGGGCGAACTGCAGCAAAACGTGCTCGCCACAGGCAAACTCGATGCCCTGCGCAAGGTGGACGTGGGGGCGCAGGTGAGCGGACAGTTAAAAACGCTGTCCGTTGAGATTGGCGATAAGGTGAAAAAGGGGCAGCTGCTCGGCGTTATCGATCCTGAGCAGGCCGAGAACCAGATCCGGGAAGTGGAAGCTACGCTGATGGAGCTGCGCGCGCAGCGTGCGCAGGCGCTGGCGGAGCGAAACCTCGCCCAGGTGACCCTGACGCGCCAGCAGGCGCTGGCCAAAACGCAGGCGATCTCGAAACAGGATCTCGACACGGCCGCCACCGAACTGGCGGTGAAACAGGCGCAGATTGGCACCATTGACGCGCAAATCAAGCGCAATCAGGCTTCGCTGGATACGGCGAAAACCAACCTCGACTATACGAAGATCGTGGCGCCCATGGCCGGGGAAGTGACCCAGATCACCACGCTTCAGGGTCAGACGGTGATTGCCGCCCAACAGGCGCCGAACATTCTGACGCTGGCGGATATGAGCACAATGCTTGTGAAAGCGCAGGTTTCCGAGGCGGATGTTATCCATCTGAAGCCGGGGCAGAACGCCTGGTTTACCGTGCTGGGCGATCCGCAGACGCGCTATGAAGGCGTGCTGAAGGACATTCTGCCCACGCCGGAAAAAGTGAACGATGCGATCTTCTACTATGCCCGTTTTGAAGTCCCTAACCCGCAGGGCGTGCTGCGTCTGGATATGACCGCGCAGGTCCATATTCAGCTTACGGGCGTTAAAAACGTGCTGACCGTCCCGCTTTCTGCGCTGGGAGAATCTGCCGGGGACAACCGCTATAAGGTGAAGGTGCTACGCAACGGCGAAACGCGCGAGCGTGAAGTGGTGATTGGCGCACGCAACGATACCGACGTGGTGGTGGTGAAAGGGCTGGAAGAGGGTGACGAGGTAGTCACCAGCGAAACCCTGCCCGGAGCGGCGAAATGA